The genomic DNA CCAGCTGGCCGACCAGCAGCGGCCGACGTACCCGCAGGCGCATCATGACCAGCGTCATCACCACCCCGCCGGCGGCATCGGCGGCCAACGCCAAGCCCCACCCCGCCTCGCCCAGCTCGGGGGTACGCACGGCGATGAGCGGGCCGAGCACGCCCACGACCCCCACCCCAATGGCGTTGATGACCCCGAACGTTGCCACGATGACCCACACCCACTGGCGGCTGCGAAACTCCGTCCAGCCCTCGGCCAGTTCGCGCACGAACCCGGCGGGGGACTCCACCGCGCCGCGGGGGAGCCGCAGCCCCGCCAGGACCAGCACCGCCACGGTGTAGGTGACGGCGTCGGTCGCGAGGGCCCAGCCGGGCCCGACCGTGGCCACAAGCGCGCCGCCGAAGGCCGGCCCGAGCACCCGCAGCGTGCCCCGGGCCAGCGCCAGCAGCGAGTTGGCCTCCTGCAGGCGGTCCCGGTCGACCACCGAGGGGACGATGCCGGTCATCGCGGGGACGGCGAACCCGCTGGCCGCGCCGTTGACAGCCTCGATGACGGCCAGCGTGGGGATGTCGGCCCGCCCCGAGAGGACCAGGGCGGCGGCCACCCCCTGCGTCAGCGCCGTGACGACGTGCGCGCCCTGCAGCACCCGCACCCGGGGCCACCGGTCCGCCACCACGCCGCCGAACAGCAGGCACAGGATCTGGGCGCCGGTGTGGGTCCCGATCACCAACGCCAGGCCACCGGGGGCGGGGTCGATGTGCAGGGCCGCGAAGGCCACCGCGATCGGCGCCATCGAGGAGCCGAAGGTGGCGACCAGGCGCGCGGTGAAGTACCGGGCGAACCGCGGATCCCGCAGGACCGCCCACGCCCCGGCGGTGGGCAGCGGGCTCAACGGGGGGTGGCGCGGGCGATGGCGACGGCGTACAGCTCGGTCAGCCGCGCGGCGACGACGGCGGGGGAGTGATGCCGTACGGCGTACGCGCGGATCGCCTCGCGATCCCAGCTGCGGGACAGAGCCGCGCGTAATCCCTCCGCGATCTCGGCCGCGGACAGGCCGGTGAGCACCCCCGTCTCGGCGGTCACGAAGCCCTCCGGGCCGCCGGACCGCGTCGAGACCACGGGCAGCCCGGCGGCCATGGCCTCGACCAGGACGACCCCGAAGGTCTCCTCCCGCGAGGCCAGGGCGAACACGTCGGCCGCCGCGAACTCCGTCGCGATCTCCTCGGGCTGCAGGCTCCCGCGGAACCGCACCCGGCCGGCGAGGCCGAGCTCGGCGGCCCGGGCCCGCAGGGTCTCCAGCTCGGGCCCGGCGCCGACGACGGTCAGCGTCAGGTCGTCGCGGCCGAGCAGCGCGCACGCCTCCAGGAGCACGTCCACGCGCTTGCGCTCGATGAGGTTGCCGACCGTGACGACGCGGACGCCCTGGTGCGGCGCCTTGCGCACCCCCGCGAAGGTGGCGGTGTCGACCAGGTTCGGCACGTACACCGCCTCGTGGCCGGTCAGCTCCCGGATGCGGCCCGCCAGGCCGGGGCTGACCGCGATGAGCACGTCGGCGGCGGCGTACGCGATGTCGATCCCGCGCAGCATCCGCGCTGGGGGGTCGGGGGCCATCAGCCCGGAGGTGTGCTCGGTGACCACGAGGGGGTAGCCGTGCCGGCGCTTGCCGAGGGCTGCCGCCGCGGACCACCCGACGAAGTGGCTGTGCACGACGTGGGGGCGGCCGTAGCGCCTCACGCAACTGCGGTAGAGGATCTCCCAGAGGGCCCGGACCAGGCGATAGCCGCCGCGGTACTGCAGGCGGCCCAGCGGCAGACTCAGCTCGACGACGTGCACGCCGTCCCGTTCGTGCAGCCGCGTCCCCCACGGCCGCACGTGGTGCAGGAACCGGATGTCGAGGGCGCCGTAGACCACCTCGTGCCCGGCGGCGGCGAGGGCGCGGGCCTGCTGGTATTCGAAGATGCCGAGCAGCGGCTGACCCGGCCCGGGCAGGCCGCGGCCGAGGACGAGGACCCGCACGGCGGGCTCAGCGGCCCTGGCGGCCGGACAGGACCTTGTAGAACCGGCGCCGCAGCGCCCACAGGCGGGGGTCCGCCATCCCCGCGAACCCGAGCCGGTCCACGAGCGGCAGGCCGCGGGTGCGCAGGATGCCGACGACGTCGCCGCGGCGCCGGTGCTGCTCGGCGGCGTACCGCGCCTCCAGCGTCGCCCGGTCCGCCGCCGGCAGCTCGAAGCGGTCCTGGTCGAGCAGCAGCCGCCAGGCCTCGTGCCGCGGGGCGATGGAGGCGGACATCGCCTCGAAGCCGCGGTGCCGGGGGTTCGAGTTCCCCCCGTGGATGCGGTAGTCCCAGGTCACGATCGGGTTCTGGATGTGCCGCCGGGACAGCGCCGGGCCGGCGCAGCCCAGCCAGATGTCCTCGCTGGGCAGCGACTCCGGGATCGGGAAGATCGCCTCCGCCAGCTCGCGGCTGAGCGTCAGCGACCCGCCGGACATGCTCGTGGCGTCGCCCCGGGGCAGGACCATCGCGTCGAAGGCGGGGTCCTCCGAGAAGGACCGCAGCTTGTACGTCGCCATCCCGCGCTCGCCCGGGCGGCACGTCGCCATGTCGGCGGCCCGGATGGCCAGCGCACCGGCCGGGAGGCGGTCGTCGCCCGACAGGATGGTGACGACATCGCCGGTGGCTGCGGCGTACGCGCGGTTGAACGCCGCCGCCTTGCCGAGCTTCTCGCCGTGGGCGACGAGGCGAACCCGCCCGTCGGCCGCCGCCGCAGCCTCGATCTTCGCGACCGTGGCGTCGGTCGACCCGTCGTCGACGAAGCAGATCTCCCAGTCCTCGTGGTCCTGGGCCCGCACCGACTCGATCATCTCCTCGATGTGCTTCTCCTCGTTGAACACCGGGGAGAGGATCGAGATCTTCATCGGCCCTTCGCTTTCTCGGGGGAGGCGGCCGGGTCGGCGCCGCGCACCGCCCGCAGCACGTCGGAGTAGTGCCACGCCAGGGCCGCGGCGTACGCGAGCATCAGCCAGAACACCGGCGTGCCGATCGAGGAACTGGTGATGACGCTCATGACCAGGAACGCGAGCAGCATACCGAGACACTCGAACACGAGCGGGTCCGGCCAATACCGCAGCAGCGCGCGGGGCCGCAGCACCGCCCCGGCGACTACGAGCGGCAGCGCGAGGATGAGGAGCACGAACGGTACGCCGTAGTTGACCGCCATCTCCAGGAACGTGTTGTGCAGCGGCAGGATCCGGCGGTTCTTCACGTCCGCGTTGGGCTGGTACTGGGGATCCTGCTCCAGGCGCGTCAGCGCCGCGCCGGCCCCGAATCCCTGCAGGGGGCGCTGTTCCACCTGGCGCAGACCCGACGCCATCAGCTCGACGCGCAGCCGGTCCGCCGCGGCGGCGTCCGCCGCGACCTCCTCGGCCGTCATGGACTCGTGGACGTGCGAGTTCGGTCGCGCCTCGACATCGGCGGGCTGGGTGGTGGGCTGCACCCGCAACGTGTCGAGCTCGACGGGCTCCAGGACCAGGAGGCCGGCCGCCAGCGCGACGAGGGCCACCGGGACCACGACGTACCGGCGGGTGGGCAGCGTGAAGGCCGCGGCGAGGACGCACAAGGTGGCCATCACCAGCACTCCCGAGCGGGAGTTGGTCAGCAGGGAGAGATAGCCCGCCACGACGAGGCCGAGCAGTAAGGCGGCGATGCGCCAGCGGCTGCCCCGGGCCCACCGACCGGCGACCGCCTGCGGTGCTCCAGACGGCGGGTCCTGCGGCGGCATCCCGTCGTACTCCAGGGCGTCCACCGCGGCGCGCGCCTGCCGGCGGGGCCGGACCTCGCGGATGAGCTGGGCGCCCATCACCGCCGCCGCGGCGTTGACGAAGTTGCTCAGCCCGTTGGGGTTGGTGTCGAGGCCCGCGACGGTATAGGCGCTGAAGACCCACCACTCCACGGCACCGGTCACCTCGCCCAGATGCCGCCACGTGAAGATCTCCCAGACCACCACGAGGACGGTCACCCCGAACGCCAGCATCCAGCCCCAGCGCAGGTAACGGAGGCTGCGCGCGGTGCCGGCGGACAGGACGAGCATGACGAACGCGCCCAGCAGCGCCGAGGCGCCGGCCAGGATCTCGCGCAGACCGGCGCTGCGGTCCGGCGTCCACAGCAGACTCACCGAGGTCCACACCAACCAGAGGCCGAGGACGGCCCCGAACAACAGCGGAAACGTCCGGCGACGCAGCCGAATCAGGAGCATCGGCACGGCCACGACGAGGGCGGCCACGAACAGGATGCGATAGAAGTACGGGAACCCGGTGGAGCCCGGCCGCAGCGACGCGAAGGGCCCGGCGACCGCCAGCAGCGGGAACAGGATGAGGCTCTTCTGGGCCAGCGGGTTGTAGCGGTCAACGAAGCGCTCGAGGCGCTCCCCACGACGACCTGGGTGGGTCGCCGTGGCGGCGGTGGGCGTGACGACGTTCATCTGGTGGCCCCTCGGGTCAGTTGGCACCGAGTGCGACCGTGCTCGGGCCGTCGGCAGGCACGATTCCTCGGGCGCTGCGTTCGGCCGCCGTCGGGCCGCAACGGTGCGGCACGGTGCCGAAGGTAGCCTACCCAGCGGGTGAGTTGATGCCGCGAGGGCCATGCCGAGGCCAGGAGGAAACGTGAGCCGCGAGAGCACGGAACCGTTCATCCCGTTCGCGCTGCCGGACATCGGCGAGGCGGAGATTGAGGCCGTGGCGCAGGCGATGCGCTCGGGATGGCTGACGACGGGCCCGGCGGCGGCGGCGTTCGAGAAGGAGTTCGGGGTCTACCTCGGCGGGGGCGTCACGGCGATCGCGGTGAACTCGGCGACCTCCGGGCTGCACCTGGCGCTCGACGCGTGCGGCGTGGGTCCGGGGGACGAGGTCATCGTGCCCGACTGGACCTTCACGGCGACCGCCGAGGTGGTGCGCTACCTCGGCGCCGAGCCGGTCATCGTCGACGTCGACCCGGGCACGCTGTGCCTCGACTACGCCGCGGCGGAGCGGGCGGTCACCGAGCGCACCAAGGCCGTCATGCCGGTGCACCTGGCGGGCCTGCCCGTGGACCGGGAGGCCACCGGGAACTTCGCTGGCCGGCACGGCCTGCGGGTGGTCGAGGATGCGGCGCACTCCTTCCCGACGTACTCCCGGGGGGCCCTGATCGGGTCCGCCGCCGCCCTCGCCGGCCCCGGTGGCGCGGCGGTCTTCAGCTTCTACGCGACCAAGACCATGACGACTGGCGAGGGCGGCATGGTGGTCGTCGCGGACGAGGCGATGGCGCGCCGCATCCGCACGATGCGCCTGCACGGCATCAGTAGGGACGTCTTCGACCGCTACCGCAGCACGGCACCGAGCTGGTTCTACGAGGTGGTGGAGGCGGGGTACAAGTACAACCTCACCGACCCCGCCGCTGCGATGGGCCGGGTGCAGCTGCGGCGGCAGGACGAGATGTTCGCGGCGCGTCGCTCCCTGGCCGAGCGCTACCGGGAGGCGTTCGCCGATCTGCCCGTCGACCTGCCGGCCGAGCCGACCGAGCCGGACAGCACGCACGCCTGGCACCTGTTCATCCTGCGGCTGCGGGCCGGGGCGCCGGTGTCACGGGACGACTTCATCGCGCGGATGGCGCAGGCCGGCGTCGGGTGCAGCGTGCACTTCATCCCGCTGCACCGGCAGCACTACTGGCGGGACCGCTACGGGCTGCGGCCGGAGCAGTTCCCCATCGCCGAGCGGGAATTCGGCCGGGTGGTGAGTCTGCCGATCTTCTCCTCGATGACCGCGGCCCAGGCCGAGCGCGTGGTCGAGGCCGTCCGCGAGATCCTCGCGTGAGCACGGCTGCGGGGGCGGCCGGCGGTACGTCGGGGGGCGCCGGGCTTCGGCGTACGGCGGGGTCCCTGCGGTCCGCCCTGGACGCGCCGGCGACCAAGCGGGCGGTCGACGCGGCCGTCGCCGGCGTCGGTTTGGTGGTGGCTGCGCCGGTGATGGCGGTGATCGCGGCGGCGGTGGCGGCGGAGAGCCCCGGGGGCGTCCTGTTCCGGCAGGAGCGGGTCGGGCTGGAAGGGCGCCTCTTT from Austwickia sp. includes the following:
- a CDS encoding DegT/DnrJ/EryC1/StrS family aminotransferase translates to MPRPGGNVSRESTEPFIPFALPDIGEAEIEAVAQAMRSGWLTTGPAAAAFEKEFGVYLGGGVTAIAVNSATSGLHLALDACGVGPGDEVIVPDWTFTATAEVVRYLGAEPVIVDVDPGTLCLDYAAAERAVTERTKAVMPVHLAGLPVDREATGNFAGRHGLRVVEDAAHSFPTYSRGALIGSAAALAGPGGAAVFSFYATKTMTTGEGGMVVVADEAMARRIRTMRLHGISRDVFDRYRSTAPSWFYEVVEAGYKYNLTDPAAAMGRVQLRRQDEMFAARRSLAERYREAFADLPVDLPAEPTEPDSTHAWHLFILRLRAGAPVSRDDFIARMAQAGVGCSVHFIPLHRQHYWRDRYGLRPEQFPIAEREFGRVVSLPIFSSMTAAQAERVVEAVREILA
- a CDS encoding glycosyltransferase; the protein is MRVLVLGRGLPGPGQPLLGIFEYQQARALAAAGHEVVYGALDIRFLHHVRPWGTRLHERDGVHVVELSLPLGRLQYRGGYRLVRALWEILYRSCVRRYGRPHVVHSHFVGWSAAAALGKRRHGYPLVVTEHTSGLMAPDPPARMLRGIDIAYAAADVLIAVSPGLAGRIRELTGHEAVYVPNLVDTATFAGVRKAPHQGVRVVTVGNLIERKRVDVLLEACALLGRDDLTLTVVGAGPELETLRARAAELGLAGRVRFRGSLQPEEIATEFAAADVFALASREETFGVVLVEAMAAGLPVVSTRSGGPEGFVTAETGVLTGLSAAEIAEGLRAALSRSWDREAIRAYAVRHHSPAVVAARLTELYAVAIARATPR
- a CDS encoding glycosyltransferase family 2 protein encodes the protein MKISILSPVFNEEKHIEEMIESVRAQDHEDWEICFVDDGSTDATVAKIEAAAAADGRVRLVAHGEKLGKAAAFNRAYAAATGDVVTILSGDDRLPAGALAIRAADMATCRPGERGMATYKLRSFSEDPAFDAMVLPRGDATSMSGGSLTLSRELAEAIFPIPESLPSEDIWLGCAGPALSRRHIQNPIVTWDYRIHGGNSNPRHRGFEAMSASIAPRHEAWRLLLDQDRFELPAADRATLEARYAAEQHRRRGDVVGILRTRGLPLVDRLGFAGMADPRLWALRRRFYKVLSGRQGR
- a CDS encoding MFS transporter, with protein sequence MSPLPTAGAWAVLRDPRFARYFTARLVATFGSSMAPIAVAFAALHIDPAPGGLALVIGTHTGAQILCLLFGGVVADRWPRVRVLQGAHVVTALTQGVAAALVLSGRADIPTLAVIEAVNGAASGFAVPAMTGIVPSVVDRDRLQEANSLLALARGTLRVLGPAFGGALVATVGPGWALATDAVTYTVAVLVLAGLRLPRGAVESPAGFVRELAEGWTEFRSRQWVWVIVATFGVINAIGVGVVGVLGPLIAVRTPELGEAGWGLALAADAAGGVVMTLVMMRLRVRRPLLVGQLAVAWMAAPMVLLGVAPAVLPLALAFALSGTVVQVFAIAWETALQEHVPQHVLSRVSAYDALGSFLGIPVGTFAFGWLATRFPPGQVAIAGGIAYAVVALAALLSPEVRQLRRA
- a CDS encoding O-antigen ligase family protein produces the protein MNVVTPTAATATHPGRRGERLERFVDRYNPLAQKSLILFPLLAVAGPFASLRPGSTGFPYFYRILFVAALVVAVPMLLIRLRRRTFPLLFGAVLGLWLVWTSVSLLWTPDRSAGLREILAGASALLGAFVMLVLSAGTARSLRYLRWGWMLAFGVTVLVVVWEIFTWRHLGEVTGAVEWWVFSAYTVAGLDTNPNGLSNFVNAAAAVMGAQLIREVRPRRQARAAVDALEYDGMPPQDPPSGAPQAVAGRWARGSRWRIAALLLGLVVAGYLSLLTNSRSGVLVMATLCVLAAAFTLPTRRYVVVPVALVALAAGLLVLEPVELDTLRVQPTTQPADVEARPNSHVHESMTAEEVAADAAAADRLRVELMASGLRQVEQRPLQGFGAGAALTRLEQDPQYQPNADVKNRRILPLHNTFLEMAVNYGVPFVLLILALPLVVAGAVLRPRALLRYWPDPLVFECLGMLLAFLVMSVITSSSIGTPVFWLMLAYAAALAWHYSDVLRAVRGADPAASPEKAKGR